The proteins below come from a single Drosophila kikkawai strain 14028-0561.14 chromosome 3R, DkikHiC1v2, whole genome shotgun sequence genomic window:
- the LOC108081176 gene encoding 3-oxoacyl-[acyl-carrier-protein] synthase, mitochondrial → MRFLRSSNLLTLLPTRNSSTHSGRRRVVITGSGAVTPLANNAGDSWRRILAGESAISQLGPEFKGLPCQVAARIDREKLQLEKPLSKADMKLMSPATQLAVLAAEEALQAGRLNPKDMSEEQRERFGVCVGMGMFDLTEVYGAWQQLQRGYNRVSPFFVPRLLPSMACGHISMRHGLRGPNHSVSTACATGAHALGDAMRFIRNGDADVMLAGSGESCIDPLSIAGFCRLRALSTAFNDNPAVASRPFDKSRDGFVMGEGAAVLLLEELEHARSRGAPILAELLGYGLSGDAFHITSPSENGEGATLAMKRAIQDAGIKPEEITYVNAHATSTPTGDRIESHAIGRVFGEHTCQVRVSSTKGAHGHLLGSSGNLEALFVVHACADSKLPPSINIEELDVDVKVDVVRAADEWTPNQGRRVALKNSFGFGGTNASLCIASFSE, encoded by the coding sequence ATGCGGTTTTTAAGAAGTTCCAATCTATTGACCCTTCTCCCAACGCGTAACTCCTCCACACACTCCGGACGCCGGCGGGTGGTGATAACAGGAAGTGGCGCCGTAACTCCATTGGCCAACAACGCAGGGGATTCATGGCGGCGCATCTTGGCCGGGGAATCAGCCATTTCCCAACTGGGACCTGAGTTCAAGGGCTTACCGTGTCAGGTGGCTGCCCGGATAGACAGGGAGAAGCTCCAATTGGAGAAGCCCCTAAGCAAGGCGGACATGAAGCTTATGAGTCCGGCTACCCAACTGGCTGTCttggcggcggaggaggctCTACAAGCTGGGAGGCTGAACCCCAAGGATATGAGCGAGGAGCAACGTGAGCGATTCGGAGTCTGCGTGGGCATGGGCATGTTCGATCTTACGGAGGTCTACGGCGCCTGGCAGCAACTCCAGCGAGGCTATAACCGCGTGAGCCCCTTCTTTGTGCCACGGCTGCTGCCCAGCATGGCCTGTGGTCACATAAGCATGCGGCATGGCCTCAGAGGACCCAACCACTCGGTGTCCACAGCCTGCGCCACTGGTGCCCATGCCCTGGGCGATGCCATGCGCTTTATTCGCAATGGAGATGCGGATGTGATGCTGGCTGGAAGCGGTGAATCCTGCATAGATCCTCTTTCCATTGCCGGCTTCTGCAGATTGCGTGCCCTTAGTACCGCTTTCAATGATAACCCAGCGGTGGCTTCCCGACCCTTTGACAAATCTCGTGACGGCTTTGTGATGGGGGAGGGGGCAGCCGTTCTTTTGCTTGAGGAACTGGAACATGCCCGCTCGCGAGGAGCCCCGATCCTGGCCGAGTTATTGGGTTACGGCCTGTCCGGCGATGCGTTTCACATAACCTCCCCCAGTGAGAATGGGGAGGGAGCTACTCTGGCTATGAAAAGAGCCATACAGGATGCCGGGATTAAGCCGGAGGAGATTACGTATGTGAATGCCCATGCCACATCCACGCCGACCGGTGACCGCATTGAATCGCACGCCATTGGACGAGTCTTTGGCGAGCACACCTGTCAGGTGAGGGTTTCTTCCACGAAAGGAGCCCACGGCCATCTGCTCGGCTCCTCGGGCAATCTAGAGGCCCTATTCGTGGTGCACGCTTGTGCAGACAGCAAGCTGCCACCTTCCATCAACATAGAGGAGCTGGATGTGGACGTGAAAGTGGACGTGGTCAGGGCAGCAGACGAATGGACGCCGAACCAGGGACGTCGTGTTGCTCTCAAGAACTCTTTTGGATTCGGAGGAACCAATGCCTCGCTGTGCATTGCCAGCTTTTCCGAATAG